A window from Temnothorax longispinosus isolate EJ_2023e chromosome 1, Tlon_JGU_v1, whole genome shotgun sequence encodes these proteins:
- the LOC139813708 gene encoding mitochondrial amidoxime reducing component 2 isoform X1: protein MLIQYLFTIADASAFIKCNEKSLYYTICKSKSNIKLLLCIVRMFLVYNQKTKTIANFANYWKLVLININVSKTFMQFNAIGIDSLIIEIDKQTRKYCKVFYYSSWYGGTPTKLRDCGAKAAKWINEYLGTSDLRLVQRVDCNPLHEEPNFIRENWMEYNMIYSTKAEEKTEAFANVTRCVLMTTSTLDKLQKEIIHNDEHHLIRPNIVVSTSSIPYSEEDWEWIKIKNIIIRVIKPVPRYLIKPFALRFLTVFAHELYVRDKEEETAHLGVYCASFISGNLQLNDDVYVYKTDKEFFSYNY from the exons atgttaatacaatatttattcacAATAGCGGACGCAAGTGCTTTTATAAAGTGTAATGAAAAGAGTTTATATTACACAATttgtaaaagtaaaagtaacaTCAAACTTTTATTATGCATTGTTAGGATGTTCCTAGTATACAATCAGAAGACTAAAACAATTGCGAACTTTGCGAATTATTGGAAATTGGTTTTgataaacataaatgtaagCAAAACGTTCATGCAATTCAACGCTATAGGAATAGACAGTTTAATTATCGAAATAGATAAACAAACCAGAAAATATTGCAAAGTCTTCTATTATTCATCATGGTATGGCGGCACACCAACAAAACTTAGAGATTGCGGCGCCAAAGCTGCCAAGTGGATAAACGA GTATTTAGGAACCTCTGATCTACGTTTAGTTCAAAGAGTAGACTGTAATCCTTTACATGAAGAACCaaattttataagagaaaattgGATGGAATACAACATGATATATTCAACTAAGGCGGAAGAAAAgaca GAAGCGTTCGCGAATGTAACACGTTGCGTACTCATGACAACATCTACGTTAGATAAACTACAAAaggaaataatacataatgatGAACATCATTTGATTCGTCCAAATATTGTTGTTTCGACATCCTCAATCCCTTATAGCGAGGAAGACTGGGAATGgatcaagataaaaaatataatcatcaGGGTAATAAAACCGGTCCCGAG gtatttaataaaaccttTTGCTCTACGTTTTTTGACCGTCTTTGCCCACGAGTTATACGTAAGagacaaagaagaagaaacagcACATTTAGGAGTTTATTGCGCCTCGTTCATTTCTggaaatttacaattaaatgatGACGTATACGTTTATAAGACCGACAAAGAATTCttcagttataattattag
- the LOC139820459 gene encoding uncharacterized protein, which produces MSKTKDITKFSAEQLREFLMSFDTVMCDIDGVLWQLNKPIEGTSESLVKLQKLEKQVYLVTNNSTKTLENYIESAQHAGLNLSSDRVINTIKLIIWYLKKINFCDEVFAIVSDISQKMLREAGIRLTEQPKVFQTDPAATLKQLLDRPSIKAVIVDFDVNCNYSMLALAISCLQRKDVLYITGITEEWLQVSPQIKILGPGPLINIISTQSGKKPISCGKPSQNLKDYILDKCNVTDPQRCLFIGDTANQDMKFASMCGFIKLFVGTGCDTLEQAQKEDDTCPDYYLPNLNLLFSAYNDPQRIANHKDS; this is translated from the exons ATGTCTAAAACCAAGGATATTACCAAGTTCTCGGCTGAACAATTGCGGGAGTTTCTAATGTCGTTCGACACAGTGATGTGCGACATCGACG GAGTTCTATGGCAACTCAATAAACCTATTGAGGGTACTTCTGAGTCTTTAGTGAAATTGCAAAAGCTAGAAAAACAGGTGTATCTGGTGACGAATAATAGTACAAAGacattagaaaattatattgaaagtGCTCAACATGCCGGTTTAAATTTAAGTTcg GATCGCGTAATCAACaccataaaattaattatttggtacttaaagaagattaatttttgtgaCGAAGTTTTCGCTATCGTTTCGGATATATCTCAGAAAATGTTAAGAGAGGCAGGAATACGATTAACAGAGCAA CCAAAAGTTTTCCAAACAGATCCAGCTGCAACTTTAAAACAATTGTTGGATCGGCCATCCATCAAAGCTGTTATTGTTGATTTTGATGTCAATTGCAATTACTCAATGCTAGCATTAGCTATATCATGCCTCCAACGTAAGGATGTACTGTATATAACAGGAATAACAGAGGAATGGTTACAAGTATCACctcaaattaaaatcttaG GTCCTGGACCATTGATAAACATTATCAGCACGCAGAGCGGAAAAAAACCAATTTCATGTGGCAAACCTagtcaaaatttaaaagattatattttagacAAATGCAACGTGACGGATCCACAAAGATGTTTGTTCATCGGTGACAC GGCTAATCAGGACATGAAGTTTGCCTCGATGTGCGGATTCATAAAGCTTTTTGTCGGCACGGGATGTGATACGCTGGAACAGGCACAAAAAGAAGATGATACCTGCCCGGACTACTATCTGCCTAATTTAAATCTACTATTTTCCGCCTATAATGATCCACAACGTATCGCCAATCACAAAGATagctaa
- the LOC139813708 gene encoding mitochondrial amidoxime reducing component 2 isoform X2: MYPLKSGGKVSISSTRCNQYGMVNWNQRMPDLQIWDGMFLVYNQKTKTIANFANYWKLVLININVSKTFMQFNAIGIDSLIIEIDKQTRKYCKVFYYSSWYGGTPTKLRDCGAKAAKWINEYLGTSDLRLVQRVDCNPLHEEPNFIRENWMEYNMIYSTKAEEKTEAFANVTRCVLMTTSTLDKLQKEIIHNDEHHLIRPNIVVSTSSIPYSEEDWEWIKIKNIIIRVIKPVPRYLIKPFALRFLTVFAHELYVRDKEEETAHLGVYCASFISGNLQLNDDVYVYKTDKEFFSYNY; this comes from the exons ATGTATCCATTAAAATCGGGGGGAAAAGTATCCATATCATCTACCAGATGTAATCAATATGGAATGGTCAACTGGAATCAACGAATGCCGGATCTACAAATTTGGGACGG GATGTTCCTAGTATACAATCAGAAGACTAAAACAATTGCGAACTTTGCGAATTATTGGAAATTGGTTTTgataaacataaatgtaagCAAAACGTTCATGCAATTCAACGCTATAGGAATAGACAGTTTAATTATCGAAATAGATAAACAAACCAGAAAATATTGCAAAGTCTTCTATTATTCATCATGGTATGGCGGCACACCAACAAAACTTAGAGATTGCGGCGCCAAAGCTGCCAAGTGGATAAACGA GTATTTAGGAACCTCTGATCTACGTTTAGTTCAAAGAGTAGACTGTAATCCTTTACATGAAGAACCaaattttataagagaaaattgGATGGAATACAACATGATATATTCAACTAAGGCGGAAGAAAAgaca GAAGCGTTCGCGAATGTAACACGTTGCGTACTCATGACAACATCTACGTTAGATAAACTACAAAaggaaataatacataatgatGAACATCATTTGATTCGTCCAAATATTGTTGTTTCGACATCCTCAATCCCTTATAGCGAGGAAGACTGGGAATGgatcaagataaaaaatataatcatcaGGGTAATAAAACCGGTCCCGAG gtatttaataaaaccttTTGCTCTACGTTTTTTGACCGTCTTTGCCCACGAGTTATACGTAAGagacaaagaagaagaaacagcACATTTAGGAGTTTATTGCGCCTCGTTCATTTCTggaaatttacaattaaatgatGACGTATACGTTTATAAGACCGACAAAGAATTCttcagttataattattag
- the LOC139820463 gene encoding mitochondrial amidoxime reducing component 2-like, with the protein MFQIYNEETKALQSSDNLDDIMLICTEINEPLVKLHNVAMTDLIIDLNKVTSKTGKIVTELKTHWIVIRYVDCGDEAAAWMNKYFRKSTLRLLRAEYDIIGKRETDFMARIDTDAEAWKLFRTLTLYTVITSETLKQYDNKQYHNNQGNLTRHFKIQPNILISASPFPAFAEKNWDWMMIGNVILKKIRPTMKSFRPTSFHDTPVVLGMSYASITSLGHVNVNDGVFVHMEKA; encoded by the exons ATGTTTCAAATATACAATGAGGAAACCAAAGCATTGCAAAGCTCAGATAATCTGGACGATATAATGCTGATATGTACAGAGATAAACGAACCCTTAGTGAAATTGCATAATGTAGCAATGACCGATTTAATCATTGATTTAAACAAAGTAACCAGTAAAACTGGTAAAATTGTGACAGAACTAAAAACACATTGGATTGTAATAAGATATGTTGATTGCGGTGACGAAGCTGCCGCTTGGATGAACAA ATATTTCCGGAAGTCTACTTTGCGTTTATTACGAGCAGAATATGATATTATCGGCAAACGAGAAACAGACTTCATGGCTAGAATTGATACTGATGCTGAAGCTTGG aaaCTATTTAGGACGTTAACGCTTTACACAGTGATAACATCAGAAACATTAAaacaatatgataataaaCAATATCATAATAATCAAGGAAATTTAACACgtcattttaaaattcaacCAAATATTCTCATTTCGGCTTCTCCGTTTCCTGCTTTTGCGGAGAAAAATTGGGACTGGATGATGATCGGTAATGTAATCCTAAAGAAGATTAGGCCTACCATGAAGAG CTTTAGACCTACGTCCTTCCACGATACCCCGGTGGTTTTGGGAATGTCTTATGCATCAATAACTTCTCTTGGACACGTGAATGTAAATGATGGCGTATTTGTTCATATGGAAAAAGCTTGA